From the Candidatus Peribacteria bacterium genome, one window contains:
- a CDS encoding DUF559 domain-containing protein, protein MVRNTEFAKRLRRKQTSAEARLWTQLRRKKIMGYKFRRQVSIDHFIVDFICFEARLIIEVDGEIHKYQQKYDRLREEYLVAQKFTVLRFTNQEVFDDLERVLDCIQQATLSSLLSRSGGEEVLV, encoded by the coding sequence ATGGTAAGAAACACCGAATTCGCAAAACGCCTTCGGCGAAAGCAAACATCTGCAGAGGCTCGGCTCTGGACTCAATTGCGCCGCAAGAAAATAATGGGTTATAAATTTAGACGACAAGTCTCTATAGACCACTTCATCGTTGATTTTATCTGCTTTGAAGCACGGCTTATTATTGAAGTTGATGGAGAAATCCATAAATATCAGCAGAAGTATGACCGATTACGAGAAGAATATTTAGTAGCACAGAAGTTCACTGTTTTGAGATTTACTAATCAGGAAGTTTTTGATGATTTAGAAAGAGTGTTGGATTGTATTCAGCAAGCAACCCTCTCCTCGCTCCTCTCCCGCTCTGGGGGAGAGGAAGTTTTGGTTTAG
- a CDS encoding NUDIX domain-containing protein translates to MDKFPHVNTDVLIIKDEQVLLGMPSEKWLQGKEKLYGLPGDDIRFQETIEAAVMRNLQDLFDAKLTSMTILGVHENFAFGNHYIGIGCLAAVNGALNLDKPSEDWEKWMWVSLDSLPKNLFEPVKATIEKYHKYKQKVY, encoded by the coding sequence ATGGACAAATTTCCTCATGTGAATACTGATGTCCTGATTATTAAAGATGAACAAGTCCTTCTGGGGATGCCCTCAGAAAAATGGCTTCAGGGAAAGGAGAAATTATATGGCCTCCCTGGTGATGATATCCGATTTCAAGAAACGATTGAGGCTGCAGTCATGCGCAATCTTCAAGATCTTTTTGATGCAAAACTAACATCGATGACCATTCTCGGTGTGCATGAAAATTTTGCCTTCGGAAATCATTATATAGGCATTGGGTGCCTCGCAGCTGTGAATGGTGCACTGAATCTGGACAAGCCTTCTGAGGATTGGGAGAAATGGATGTGGGTTTCTTTGGACAGTTTGCCAAAGAATTTGTTTGAGCCGGTGAAGGCGACGATTGAGAAATACCATAAATATAAGCAAAAGGTTTATTAA